The region GCCGTGGACGGATTTTGCGCCGGCTGGTGCGGCATTCCATTATGACGGTGTTTCCGAATTGTTGAAATTGCGCGGCCGTTGGTCATTGTTCACGCAGAATGGAGTGGATATAATGACGGCGGCGTGTAATCCGATGATCGATAAGGATGGCGCGTGAAAAAATTATTCCATGTAATTGTCCTATATTTTAAGGAATCAATGAAACGTATCCTTTCTGTTTGTATGTTAATGTCGGTAATGTCGGTAATGGCTGGATGCGCAACCTCCAGTACCGGACCAGTTGCGGCTGGACCTGATACCTTTGTTGTGTCTCGTCAAGCTGGTGCATTTCCGAGCGGAAGGGAGCCACTCCTGGCAGAAGCCCTTGTTGAGGCGAATGCCAAGTGTGCGACTGTCGGTAAAACAATGAAGTTGTTATCGACCGTTGAAAATCCGGGCCCTTATGTCTTCGGAAACTATCCGAAGGCTACTGTTGTATTCTCGTGTGCCTAATTAAAAATAAAATTCAATTGGATATGGATTAGCATGAAGAAATCTGTTTTTGCCTCATTTGTCTTGGTGACAGTTTTATCCGGCTGCGCGACGCAGCTCGATGCTGGTGCGGAAAAAGTACGCATAGTAACGGCTACGCAAAAAGACGATTGTGAATCGTTGGGCGTCGTTAGCACAGATCAGCAACTGGGACTCAATAAAGCCTCCAATTCAATGAATAAGGCGATTAATGAAGTTGCGCGACGGGGCGGTAATGCGATATTTTTGGTGTCGACGGGAACGAGCGGTCTGGATGGTGTCGCAGTCACTGCCGAAGCTTTGCGCTGCAAAAGCCGCTAATTGTTTCTATTTGAAGTCTGAAGGCCCCGCCGATACCGCCGAGGCCTGATTTTTCCGCTACTGCCCGAGTCGGGCAGTAGCGATAGCAGCGACGCCAGCGATTATTTGGCATATGCTGGTCGCGCAACCGTGTGCGGCCACACGAACCGCTGACTTTCACATCGATGCTTTCTTCGCCTGGTGCACTGCCCAGTCATTTCCCTACTATTTCCCCGGCGGGCACACTGGCGCAAACCAGGCCCGCAGCTCCGCCTCGGCCTGCTGCGCAGTTGCCTGCGTCAAGGTCAGCACGATGATCTTTTCCTGCGCCGGCCGGCTCCCGTCGCCATCGGCCAGCTCGATGGCCTGCTCGAAGCTCGTGTAGCCGTGGCCGCATTCGCGCGGGCATTGCTGCACGATGCGCGCCGCCTTGCCGGCGATCCTGTCAGCCAGATTGACGATGGGATTGCCGTCATAAAATGGCTGGCCGTTGGCAAAGGCGGTGCGCAGATAGGGCGCGCACTGGCCGTCGAGGAAGGCCAGGCGCGCCTGCCAGTACGCTTGCACGGCCGCATATACGGCGTGGTCGTCGAGAAAATCGGCAAACAGGAAGTCGTTCATCATGGTTTCTGCGGCTAGATGCCGAACACTTTCAATAGGGCGTCCGTCAAACCCTCGAACCAGCTGCCCACCTTGCCCGGCTGCTTGCCGTGGCGCGGGGTTTCTTCGTACAGGTAGACGCCGTTGTCGCCGTCGAAGCGGTCGTTGAGCAGCGCCTGCTGGCCGCGCAAATACGGGATGAAGGTTTCGCTGCGCAGGGTCGAGTACAGCACGTCGGTGCTAAATCCCAGGGTGGCGGACTGGCTGATGGAGCGGCCCTGGCCCGCGCGTTCCAGGCGCACGCCGCGGCAGCCACGCACGACCAGGGTGACGGGGCCGCGAAAGACGATGAAGCGCAGCTGCAGGGTAAGCCAGGCGTGCAGGCTGCCCAGGCGCCAGTGGCTGGACATTGCCAGCGGCTGGCCGGCGTCGCAGAGCAATCCCACGAGGCCCCGAGGCTGGAACACCAGCGCGCTGCCGGCCGGCAGGTGGACGATGGCCACTTCCAGCAGCGGATCGTCGCTGGCGGAAATCGTCACGGACGCCGGCTCGTCACTGTGCAAACGCGTCAGCGCCACCATGCCGGCCGCCAGGCTGGTCAACGGAAAGCGCCAGTCCAGCAACCACTGCGTGCGCTTGCGCGTGCTGACGGGCGACGATTGCAGGTATTCGGGGTGGATCAGCATGACCTGGCCCGGCGCCAGCCGCAGCGCCTGCGACACGGCGGAGATGCGCGACTCGCCAGGCAGCGATGGCGACAGCGGCAGGGCGCCGCCCGCCAGTTGCAGCTCGCGCGCGATCGACAGCGGCTGCAAACGCGAGGCGAGGGGCGCCAGCACGAAGTAAAAGAAGGCCTTGATCGCCAGCGGCAGCAGGATGGCCGACAGCACCAGCAGGGCGGCCGTGGGTGCCACGTCGAGCACGGGAGCGCGCCAGCGGCCGATCCAGTTGCGCGCCAGCTGCGTCTCGGTGGCCGCCATCGCCGCATGCATGGGCGCCAGCGCCCCTGTCAGCGCCGCATGATCGATGGCAAATGGCGCGGGCCGGGCGGCGTTGGTGGCGTCGCTGGTGCGCGCGCGCTGCGCCAGCCAGGCCCGGTACGCTTGCAGGTTGATTTCGCGCAAGCGCTGGCCTTGCGCTTCGAGCCGCGACAGCTGCGCGTAAGCGTCGCTGCCGGGCAGGCGCGCCGCCAGCGGATGCTGCGCTTCAAGCTGCTGGCGCTGGCGTATGTTTTGCTGCAATGCGGCATAGGCGCTGACGTGCGCCGCGTGCAGGCGCGCCAGCGTGTGCCGCGCATCCTCGCCGCTGATGGCGGCCTGCAGGGCAAGCAGGTAGCGCGCTTCCTGCGCCAGCACTTCGATCTCCACGCGGCGCCTGGCCTCTTCCTGCGCATGGGCGGCCAGGACGCCGGCGTCGGGCAGGGGAATGGTAAACAGCGACGGTTGCTGCTGCGCGCGCAAGGCGGCCAATTGCGTTTGCACTTCGCTCAGGCGGGCCGCGATGGCCGCTTGCGAGGCGTGTGTCAGGGCGTGCATGCGGGCCGTGGCGGCACCGGCCAGGCTGGCGCCATGGCCGTCGGCCGTGACGGACGCCAGCCTCAGCGCGGCGATGGCATCGCTGCTGGCGCTGTAGGCGCGCCATTCGGCCAGCAACAGGCGTCCGGCCAGCAGGATGACGATGAACAGCGCGAACTGCAGCGCATGGCGCAGCAGGAAGCGCAGGATGGCCGTCAGCAGCTGGCGCAAGGAGAGCGCGCCTCAGCTTGCCGCGCTATCGGCGTCGGCGCAGCATTTCTTGTACTTCTTGCCGCTGCCGCAGTGGCAAGGGTCGTTGCGGCCCGTCTTCGGCACTTCGCGCAGCACAGTGGCGCCGGGCTGGTGCTGTACCTGGCTTTTCAGGTGGCGCTGGCGGGCCCAGGCCGCGTTGATGGCGATGACGGCGGGAATCACGCCATCCATGGCCGTTTCGGCCGCATCGTCGTCGAGTTCGCTGGCCGTGGCCAGGTGCTGGAACGGCGCCAGGTATTGCGGATGGCTGACGGCGAGGGCCGCCCACTGGGGCTTGTCCAGGGTCGTGCCCAGGATAAAACCGGCGCACCAGGCGGGCACGCTCCATTCGGGGCCGCAGACGTAGATCGGTTCGAAGCTGTCCGGGTCCTTCGCCAGCCATTCGACCATGTAGCCATGGTGGCGCTGCGCCAGGGCGGCGGCCCGTTCGCTGTCCGCGTCCTGTGCCGGCGCGGCGCTGCCGGCCGCCTTGTCCCATACCCAGGGCAACCATTGTTCAGGCGCGATTTGCTTCGGGCTCAGGGCCACGGCCGTGAGGAAACCTTCCAGCATCGACACGTCCATGGCGGCACCGGCCAGGGCTGGCGCCGCCAGCAGGGTGTCGAGTTCGGCGTATTCGTCGTCGGAGAGGGGCGTGGTGGTGGACATGCTGGACATGGGATTCTTCTGTAATGTGGGTGGAGTGGCCATCGGCCCTGGCGGTATTGTACCGCCCGGCCAGGGGGAAACGGTGGCCGGAATGAAAAACGGCGGCCCGCAGGCCGCCGTTTTGATCTAAAACAAGACGCTTATTTCACGCCGTGCATCAGTTTGTTGATCAACGGTGCGATCAGGAACAGCACGACGCCGGCGCCCAGCAGGGACCAGAAGCCGAAGGTGTAGCCGGACAGGGCCGACTGCACCGACATGCCGCTTTCGCCGCTGACGTGGCTGGCGAAGATGCCCGACAGGTTGTTGCCGATACCGGTCGACAGGAACCAGCCGCCCATGCCCAGGCCCACCAGGCGCACTGGCGCCAGCTTGGTGACCATCGACAGGCCGATAGGCGACAGGCACAGCTCACCGATCGATTGCAGCACATAGACGGTGGTCAGGGTCCAGAACGGGATCTTGTTGTCGGCGCCAACCAGGCTCGACAGAGCGAAGATCAGCAGGCCGAAGGCCAGCGCATTGCCCAGCAAGCCCAGGCCGAACTTGCGCGGGATCGATGGATTGACGTTGTGGCGCGCCAGGAAGACCCAGACGGCGGCGATGATCGGGGCGAAGACGATGATGGCCACCGAGTTGACGGTCTGGAAGTAGGCGGTCGGGAAGATCCAGAAGCCCAGGTCGCGGTTGACGATCTTGTCAGCCAGGAAGGTGAACGAGCTGCCTGCCTGTTCGAAGAACATCCAGAACAGGATGTTGAAGACAAAGATCAGCAGCATGGCGATGACGCGGTCGCGCGCCACCTTGCCGTTGCGGATGCCTTCGATCATTAGCATCACGGCCAGGCCGATGAACAGCACGGTCAGGACGATTTGCAGTTTTTGCGCGCCCACGGTCAGCAGGAAGTACACGAGCGGGATCACGCACAGCGAGCCGAGGGCTACCCAGATGACGCGCATCGGGTTGCCGGCACCGGTTTCCGGTGCGCCGATGCCCTTCAGGGCGCGGCGGCCGATGGCGAACCATACCAGGCTGATGATCATGCCGAAGCCGGAAGCCATGAAGACCATCTTGTACGAAG is a window of Janthinobacterium sp. 1_2014MBL_MicDiv DNA encoding:
- a CDS encoding UPF0149 family protein, whose amino-acid sequence is MSSMSTTTPLSDDEYAELDTLLAAPALAGAAMDVSMLEGFLTAVALSPKQIAPEQWLPWVWDKAAGSAAPAQDADSERAAALAQRHHGYMVEWLAKDPDSFEPIYVCGPEWSVPAWCAGFILGTTLDKPQWAALAVSHPQYLAPFQHLATASELDDDAAETAMDGVIPAVIAINAAWARQRHLKSQVQHQPGATVLREVPKTGRNDPCHCGSGKKYKKCCADADSAAS
- a CDS encoding peptide MFS transporter, which translates into the protein MTEFWERFAFYGVRWALVLYIVAQFHGGDGSGQAAANLTYGSFLALVYAGALFGGYIADRVIGYQRSILLGAVFMAAGLFCISVPNQDIFNLGLATVIVGNGMFKPNISTMVGKLYTTADPRRDSGFTIFYMGINMGAMVAPVFTQWLAESIFGTSAMPSYKMVFMASGFGMIISLVWFAIGRRALKGIGAPETGAGNPMRVIWVALGSLCVIPLVYFLLTVGAQKLQIVLTVLFIGLAVMLMIEGIRNGKVARDRVIAMLLIFVFNILFWMFFEQAGSSFTFLADKIVNRDLGFWIFPTAYFQTVNSVAIIVFAPIIAAVWVFLARHNVNPSIPRKFGLGLLGNALAFGLLIFALSSLVGADNKIPFWTLTTVYVLQSIGELCLSPIGLSMVTKLAPVRLVGLGMGGWFLSTGIGNNLSGIFASHVSGESGMSVQSALSGYTFGFWSLLGAGVVLFLIAPLINKLMHGVK